A window of the Hevea brasiliensis isolate MT/VB/25A 57/8 chromosome 6, ASM3005281v1, whole genome shotgun sequence genome harbors these coding sequences:
- the LOC110661096 gene encoding metal transporter Nramp1 isoform X2 yields the protein MAGSTSVQPQFIVSTGNRSFSNAPLIDNSDTDQIVVPDKKSWKNLFAYMGPGFLVSIAYIDPGNFETDLQSGAEYKYELLWIILVASCAALIIQSLAANLGVVTGKHLAEHCRIEYPRVPNFILWILAEIAIVACDIPEVIGTAFALNMLFKIPVWIGVLLTGLSTLVLLALQQYGVRKLEFLIAFLVSTITTCFFVELAYAKPSASEVLYGLFVPQLKGHGAAGLAISLLGAMVMPHNLFLHSALVLSRKVPRSIPGIKEACRFYLIESAFALTLAFFINVSVISVSGAVCNSSNLNPEDQSNCKDLDLNKASFLLKNVLGRWSSKLFAVALLASGQSSTITGTYAGQYVMQGFLDLRLAPWIRNFLTRCLAIVPSLIVALISGSAGAGELIIIASMILSFELPFALIPLLKFTSCKAKMGIHANSTVISAVTWIIGSLIMSINIYYLSTGLINILLHGHLKVVAIVFLGIFGFLAFALYLAAIAYLVFRKNKVGFI from the exons ATGGCGGGTTCGACGTCTGTGCAGCCTCAGTTCATTGTCAGCACTGGGAATCGGAGCTTTTCCAATGCACCCCTCATTGACAATTCAGATACTGATCAAATTGTCGTTCCCGAC AAGAAAAGCTGGAAAAACCTTTTTGCATATATGGGTCCAGGGTTCCTTGTTTCTATTGCATATATCGACCCTGGAAATT ttgaaactgacctgcagtcaggaGCGGAATACAAGTATGAG ttaCTTTGGATCATATTAGTGGCCTCATGTGCTGCTCTTATCATACAATCTCTAGCAGCCAATTTGGGGGTTGTCACTG GAAAGCATTTAGCAGAACACTGTAGGATTGAATATCCTAGGGTGCCAAACTTCATCCTTTGGATTCTTGCTGAAATTGCTATTGTTGCATGTGATATTCCTGAAG TAATTGGTACAGCCTTTGCATTGAACATGCTCTTCAAAATTCCTGTGTGGATTGGTGTTCTTCTGACTGGGCTTAGTACGTTGGTTCTTCTAGCTCTCCAGCAGTATGGG GTCCGGAAGCTTGAATTCCTTATCGCTTTTCTTGTTTCTACAATCACTACATGCTTTTTTGTGGAGCTTGCCTATGCAAAACCCTCTGCTTCTGAAGTTCTCTATGGGCTTTTTGTTCCACAACTCAAGGGACATGGTGCTGCTGGCCTTGCAATTTCACTTCTTGGTGCCATGGTTATGCc ACACAATCTCTTCCTCCATTCAGCATTGGTGCTTTCTAGGAAAGTCCCACGATCCATTCCTGGTATCAAG GAGGCTTGTAGATTTTACTTGATAGAAAGTGCCTTTGCCCTCACACTGGCCTTTTTCATTAATGTATCCGTTATTTCTGTAAGTGGTGCTGTTTGCAATTCCTCAAATTTAAATCCAGAAGATCAGTCAAACTGCAAGGACCTGGACTTGAACAAGGCTTCTTTTTTGCTTAAA AATGTTTTGGGTAGATGGAGTTCAAAACTTTTTGCAGTTGCTTTGTTGGCATCAGGTCAGAGTTCTACCATAACAGGAACTTATGCAGGGCAGTATGTCATGCAG GGTTTCTTGGATCTACGATTGGCGCCATGGATACGGAACTTTCTAACTCGATGCTTGGCAATAGTCCCTAGTTTAATTGTTGCACTCATCAGTGGCTCTGCTGGGGCTGGAGAGCTAATTATTATTGCATCT ATGATTCTATCATTTGAGCTTCCTTTTGCTCTCATTCCGCTTCTCAAGTTCACTAGTTGCAAAGCCAAGATGGGGATACATGCCAACTCAACTGTG ATTTCAGCTGTCACTTGGATCATTGGTTCCCTGATCATGTCAATAAACATATACTACCTTTCAACTGGCTTAATCAACATTCTTCTTCATGGCCATTTAAAAGTGGTAGCCATTGTTTTTCTTGGAATATTCGGATTTTTGGCTTTCGCATTGTATTTGGCTGCAATTGCATATTTGGTGTTTCGTAAAAACAAG GTTGGCTTTATCTGA
- the LOC110661096 gene encoding metal transporter Nramp1 isoform X1 — MAGSTSVQPQFIVSTGNRSFSNAPLIDNSDTDQIVVPDKKSWKNLFAYMGPGFLVSIAYIDPGNFETDLQSGAEYKYELLWIILVASCAALIIQSLAANLGVVTGKHLAEHCRIEYPRVPNFILWILAEIAIVACDIPEVIGTAFALNMLFKIPVWIGVLLTGLSTLVLLALQQYGVRKLEFLIAFLVSTITTCFFVELAYAKPSASEVLYGLFVPQLKGHGAAGLAISLLGAMVMPHNLFLHSALVLSRKVPRSIPGIKEACRFYLIESAFALTLAFFINVSVISVSGAVCNSSNLNPEDQSNCKDLDLNKASFLLKNVLGRWSSKLFAVALLASGQSSTITGTYAGQYVMQGFLDLRLAPWIRNFLTRCLAIVPSLIVALISGSAGAGELIIIASMILSFELPFALIPLLKFTSCKAKMGIHANSTVISAVTWIIGSLIMSINIYYLSTGLINILLHGHLKVVAIVFLGIFGFLAFALYLAAIAYLVFRKNKVGTHLLALTAPESQQMANESRDTSMHNLPREDIVNMQLPQRRSTEEVD, encoded by the exons ATGGCGGGTTCGACGTCTGTGCAGCCTCAGTTCATTGTCAGCACTGGGAATCGGAGCTTTTCCAATGCACCCCTCATTGACAATTCAGATACTGATCAAATTGTCGTTCCCGAC AAGAAAAGCTGGAAAAACCTTTTTGCATATATGGGTCCAGGGTTCCTTGTTTCTATTGCATATATCGACCCTGGAAATT ttgaaactgacctgcagtcaggaGCGGAATACAAGTATGAG ttaCTTTGGATCATATTAGTGGCCTCATGTGCTGCTCTTATCATACAATCTCTAGCAGCCAATTTGGGGGTTGTCACTG GAAAGCATTTAGCAGAACACTGTAGGATTGAATATCCTAGGGTGCCAAACTTCATCCTTTGGATTCTTGCTGAAATTGCTATTGTTGCATGTGATATTCCTGAAG TAATTGGTACAGCCTTTGCATTGAACATGCTCTTCAAAATTCCTGTGTGGATTGGTGTTCTTCTGACTGGGCTTAGTACGTTGGTTCTTCTAGCTCTCCAGCAGTATGGG GTCCGGAAGCTTGAATTCCTTATCGCTTTTCTTGTTTCTACAATCACTACATGCTTTTTTGTGGAGCTTGCCTATGCAAAACCCTCTGCTTCTGAAGTTCTCTATGGGCTTTTTGTTCCACAACTCAAGGGACATGGTGCTGCTGGCCTTGCAATTTCACTTCTTGGTGCCATGGTTATGCc ACACAATCTCTTCCTCCATTCAGCATTGGTGCTTTCTAGGAAAGTCCCACGATCCATTCCTGGTATCAAG GAGGCTTGTAGATTTTACTTGATAGAAAGTGCCTTTGCCCTCACACTGGCCTTTTTCATTAATGTATCCGTTATTTCTGTAAGTGGTGCTGTTTGCAATTCCTCAAATTTAAATCCAGAAGATCAGTCAAACTGCAAGGACCTGGACTTGAACAAGGCTTCTTTTTTGCTTAAA AATGTTTTGGGTAGATGGAGTTCAAAACTTTTTGCAGTTGCTTTGTTGGCATCAGGTCAGAGTTCTACCATAACAGGAACTTATGCAGGGCAGTATGTCATGCAG GGTTTCTTGGATCTACGATTGGCGCCATGGATACGGAACTTTCTAACTCGATGCTTGGCAATAGTCCCTAGTTTAATTGTTGCACTCATCAGTGGCTCTGCTGGGGCTGGAGAGCTAATTATTATTGCATCT ATGATTCTATCATTTGAGCTTCCTTTTGCTCTCATTCCGCTTCTCAAGTTCACTAGTTGCAAAGCCAAGATGGGGATACATGCCAACTCAACTGTG ATTTCAGCTGTCACTTGGATCATTGGTTCCCTGATCATGTCAATAAACATATACTACCTTTCAACTGGCTTAATCAACATTCTTCTTCATGGCCATTTAAAAGTGGTAGCCATTGTTTTTCTTGGAATATTCGGATTTTTGGCTTTCGCATTGTATTTGGCTGCAATTGCATATTTGGTGTTTCGTAAAAACAAGGTAGGTACTCATCTTTTGGCACTAACTGCACCTGAAAGTCAACAGATGGCTAACGAGTCTCGTGATACATCAATGCATAATCTCCCTAGAGAAGACATAGTAAACATGCAGTTACCTCAAAGAAGGTCTACAGAAGAAGTCGATTGA